ACTGCATCAGTTATTTTGCTTAACTTAGTAATTGATTTTATAACAGTTTTAATCACTTTTGGTATAACATACGGAATATTGTTATCATTTAGCTAGTAGTCCAAAAAGCCTATTTTATAGCCACAAAAAGTTATTTTGTGGATTTTATTTATTTAAAAAAGCACCCAATTTAGGCGCTTTAATTAATAAAACTCTACAAAACAAATTCGAATATTGTGTGGCTTAAAATCTAAAAGAGTTTCAAAATTCTTGGTTATTTCTTCTCTTAGTCCTTCAATAGTATTTTTGAGTAAATAGCCTCTTTTAACTTTAACATCAATAATAAAAGTGGCATTTGACTGATCTGGAAGAAATGTTATCCTAGGAATATTGGCTAATTTAATTCCTTTTATTTCAGCAACAGCATTATCTATAAGGCTCAAAAGAGCTTTTTCAGTAATAGAAACTCTTTCGTTAGTTCCAAAAGAAGTTGAAAGAAAATTCATTACTTATTTGCCCTTCCAACATATTTGCCTGTTTCGGTTGAAACAATGATTTTTTCGCCTTCACTAATAAACATTGGAGTTTCTAGTTCAAAACCTGTTTCTAACTTAACTTTCTTTTGTGGATTATTTGCTGTGTTGCCTTTAACAGCATCTGGAGCTTCAGTAACTTCTAACACAACATTAGCATCTAATTCAATGTCAAGAATTTCTTCTTTATATTTTCTAATTTTTACAATCATTCCTTCTTTAAGGAAATTAAGCTCTCATTCAACATGCGAAACTGGAATTTCAACTTGCTCATATGTTTCAGTATCCATTAAAATAATATTTTCACCATCAGAATATAAGTAGCTCATTGGTCTTTTATCAATGTGTGCACGTGAAACCATTACACCACCAGTGTATGATTTAATAACTGTGCTGCCAGTTCTTAGGTTTTTTACCTTGGCCTTAACATTGGCTTGACCTCTACCTTGTTTTGAGTGTTGAGCTTCCAAAACAACAAAAATATCACCATCATCTTCAAAAGTAATTCCAGGTTTAAAAGTATTTACATTAATCATCTCGACTCTCCTTAATACTTACAGGCCTATAAAATAGATGTTTTTGTACAAATGCTTTATTAATAAGCCAATCCAAAAATTATTTTTATTTTTGTTTGAGTTTATATTTAGCATTAATTTTTTATCTTAATATTAAAAAATTATAAATTAGAAATTGTAATTATGAAAGAAATTCAATTAAAAAAGGAGTCAATTTAACGCTTTAAATGTAACGAATTTTGAGAAATTTTTGAAATTATTTTCAGCCCTCAATTTTCATTATTTCATTGTTTTATAGGCGAATTGTACAAAAGATTAGTATTTTCTATATATTTGATAAAGCTTAAAAATAAGGAGTACTATATGAAGAGAGTTGCAATATTTTATAATGCTGGAACAGAATTTCCTTGAGTTTTAAAACATCCTAAAAAAGAAGAAATAATTGGCCAATTCAAAAGCAGAAAAGATGCTGTATTTTGATACATAAGTTTTAAACTTGAAACACTAATTTTGTTGTTAAATGAAAAAAATGAACAAGTTGGACAAATTGCATATATCAAAGATCCAGACTACAACAATAAATTTATTATGATACCTCAATCATCAGGTTTAGATGCTAATGAAACATACATTTCTTTATGTGATGAGTTTGAAATTGATCCACTTAAGTTTTACAAACTAAATACTGATGCAGAAATTGATGAATACATTAAACATTTAAAATTCTCATATAGTGCAGATCCTAAAACATATTTTGAATCAAGATATGAAATCAAGAAAAGAGATAAAGAAGAGTATCTAAATGCTGATGCAAAAGTCAAAATGAAGCAAATTGAATTAGCTGGCTTATCTGATCTTGACAGACATTCTCGTTCTGAAGCTGCAAAAGAATTAGATGATTTATCTGCAACTAATACAATAGTTATTGAACCTAGTGCTAGTGTTAAAGAAAACACTATGAGTTTTAAGAAAACTGAAGCAGTTTCAGAAAAAGAAGTTATGCCTGAAGCTAAAAATGAAGTTATGGATAAAGAAGTTATGACAAGCAGCAAAATGACTGATGAAACAGAAGCTAGTGATAATAAAGAATCTATGATGACTTCAGAAGAAGAAAAAAGTTCTCAAACAGATTCATCAATGCAAATGTCAACAGCAATGCCAAAATCTAAAAAACAAAAATCAGTTGGCAGAATTGTTGGTTATGTAATTTTAGCTCTTATAACTCTTGGCGTAATAGCATTTGGCGTAATTTGTTTACTTGATTGACTAGGCACAACTGACTTATTACCTTTTATTTCACCTAAATAATGATTATTTTGCATATTTAATTATTTTCTCTATATAATTAATTATGCATTTTGCCCGAGTGGTGAAATTGGCAGACACGCTAGACTAAGGATCTAGTGAGGCAACTCATGCAGGTTCAAGTCCTGTCTCGGGCACCATATTAAAAAATCAAGGCAACTCCTTGATTTTTTATTCTTCAATTCCACTAATGTACATTTTTTGGTATTGGCCTTTTTTAGACATTAGCTGACTATGTGTGCCTTGTTCTTTTATTTCACCATTTTCAAGCATTAAAATATTGTCGGCATTCTTTATAGTGCTTAGTCTATGAGCAATTATTAAAAGTGTTTTATTTTTACTTAAAACTGAAATAGCTTTTTTAATCTTAATCTCAGTGATTGTATCAATATCGCTAGTTGCTTCATCTAAAATAGAAATTGTTTTGCTGCTTATCATTGATCTAGTGATAGCTATAAGTTGTTTTTGGCCAACGCTTAAAACTGATCCGTTGTCTTTTAGCTCTGTTTCATAGGCTTTTGGGAATTTTTGAATAAATTCATCAAGTCCCACTTGCTTAGAAATATTTACTAATTGATCGTCTGAAATTTCTGGTCTTACACAGGTTAAATTATTTTTAATTGTGTCCTTAAATAAATATGTTTCTTGCTGAATGACGTCAATATTATTTCTTCAGCTTTTTTCATTTGTGTCAAAAATTGATTGACCATTAATTAAGATATCGCCTTTAGTTGGAACATATAATTTAGAAAGCAGTTTTGCAATTGTGCTTTTGCCACAGCCTGTGTGACCTACTAGTGCCAATGTTTTTGTTGGCTCTATTTTGAATGAAATATTTTTTAAAACGTATTTATCAGGATTAGATGGATAAGCAAATCATACATTTTTAAATTCAATTGTACCATCGCCATTCTTTAGGTTTGGCAATTTTGATTCATCAACTGAAGGCATTAAGTCAAGTAATTTTTTAACACGCACAACAGAACCTAAACCCAATTGTAAATTCGAAACAATTTCTAAAATTTCACCTAATTTATCACTAATTGTAAAAACATAAATTGAAATTGATAATATTGCGCCACTAGTTATATTGTCTCTACCAGGCATTGATAATCAATTATTTTTTAATAAAACAGTTAGTCCGACAATTACTAATAAATTAAGTATCTTACTAAAGTAAAATCAAGGATATAATCAGGCAATTCTTACTGAAATAGCTGTACTAGTTTTCAGTAAAACTTTGTTAATTTTGTCAAAGTCTTTTGCAACAGCTTCTTGCTTATTATTTATTCTTATTATAGGAAGCGCATCAATTATTTCTTCTAAATAAGCATTAAAATTACCTAAATTTTGTTGTTTAGAAACAAAATATTTTTGGTTTTTAATAATAATTATTAATACTGGTATAAAGTTAATTGGAATAATAACTAAAGCAATAAGTGCAGTTATAAATGAGTATGAAATTAGAATACCAAAAGTAATTAATAAGGTAAATGCTACTGTAATAATGTTGCTTATAACATCAATCATAGACTGTACAACATTTTGAATATCATTAGTAACTGTTGACATCAAGTCACCTGTTTTTTCATTCTCAAAATAACTTAACGGCATTATTTGAAGCTTTTTATAAATATTTACTCTAATACGAGAACCTATTTTTACACTGGCTCTGTTAACTATTAAATATTGTGTAATTAAAACTAATTTTTGTAGTAAATAAACAAAAGCTAAGAGTACTATAAATCAGGCAAATTGGGAAGCATTAAATGACGCAGGATCAAATAAATCTATTTTAAAAAAGTGGTCAATTATATATCCTAAAAGTCATACACCACCAGTGATAAATCCAGCTAATAAAAGCCCTAAAAATATTGGCATTCATAAAATTAAACTATTTCCTGAATAGTCTTTAAAAAGTTTTATAAAAAGCTTGAAAGAGTTAGGAGATTTTGACCTATTTGCCTGTTTGACAGCACTTTTAGACATTTTGCACCTCTTTCTCCTGGCTTTCATAAATACTTCTATATATTGTGTTAGTATTTAATAAATCATTATGCTTTCCAATTGCAGAAACACTGCCATTATCCATAACAATTATTTTGTCGCAATCCTTTATTGAACTAACTCTTTGAGAAATTATTATGGTTGTATTATTAGAAATTTTGCCTAAATTTTCCCTAACTAATTTATCAGTTTGGTTATCTAATGCGCTTGTTGCATCATCCAAAATAAGAATTTTTGGACTTTTAATTAATGCTTGGGCAATTGCTAATCTTTGTCTCTGCCCACCGCTAAAGTTTTTACCTCTTTGGTAAACTTTATGCTCTACTGAATCATCAAGTTTAAATACAAAGTCAGCTTTAGAATTTAATAAAGCATTATTTAAATTTGATTCATTTTCTAAATTAGCACCAAGCATCACATTTGATTTAATAGTACCACTTAGCAATAATGGTTTTTGAAATACTACTGAAACATTTTTGTAAAAATCTTGCTGGTTAATGTCATAAATATTTTTATTGTCTATTAATATTTCGCCACTGTTTTTATTAATTTTATACTCGCGAGTTAAAAGACGAACTAATGTACTTTTTCCACTACCAGTTTTTCCAATTATTCCGACTGTTTCATAAGGCTTTATGACAAATGAAACATCTTTTAAAACTAATGTTTTATCATAGCCAAAATTCACATTTTTGAACTCAATTTTGCCGCAAATTGATTGTGTATGAGTACTATTTTTAGATGCAATTTCGCTTTTTATTTTTAATATTTCCAAAATTCTTTTAGCAGAAATATTGCTTCTTATAAGTCTATTTGTCATAAAAAGTGTTGAAAATATTCCAAAAGAAATAAGCTGCATATATGTAATAAATTGATAAATGTCACCAACTAATGACTTAATGTCAGTGCTATCATTTTTGTTAATAATCACTGCTACAATTGAAAAAATAACAACATTGCCAAGCAAAATGAATAGGTCAATAGAAGGTCAGTTAATAGCGCCATATGTATTTGCTTTTCTTGAAACTTTTTCTAAATTTTTATTAGATTCATTAAAACGCAAAAATTGTCTTTGCCCTAAGTTATATGACTTAATTAAGGAAACATTATTAAAATCTTCCTTAATTACTTCATTAACTGCATCAAGCATTATGTTTTCTTTTCTATATAACGGAAATAGCTTAATAATAGCTACAACTGCAAGTGTAACAATAAAAGGGACAACAAAAACAATTGAAATTGATAAGTATAAATTAGTTAGTAAAGCAAATATTAAGCCTCAAACTGTGTAAAATGGAAAAACGAAAATGTTTCTAAAAATAATATAAAAGCCGTCCTCTAATTTTTGTACATCATTACTAAAACGAGTTAGTAGCGTTGCTGGCGTTATACTTTCAATATTTTTATGTGATAAAGTAAGTAAATGTTCAAATAATAATTTCCTAGTGTAATACACACCTAAATTTTTAGCTTGTGCAGCTAAAAAGTTAGAAGCATAGGAAACTATTACTAATATAAAAGCTAGTGCAAAAGAAATTCCAATAATTACTCACAAAGCATTTGCATAAGAAAATGAGCCTATTATTCATGAAGATTTAAAAATATAAACACTTACTTCACTATTAATGTTGCTATTAGCCAAGTAAGTTATTAACTGCCTTGTGACTGTAGGGATTAATATGCTTAAAAAAGGATGTAGTGTGCTTAATATAACAGCAAAAAGAGCCATAAGCTTGACTTTTAGTGGAAATTTAGAAAATAATTTCAGCATATTCCCCCAGTAACAAAATCATATTTTTTTAATTATTACATTATAAAGTAATTAGATATTTTATTAATATGTTTGCTATTTAAAAAGTTACAAAAAAGAGTAAAAAATAGGAAAAAATCGTTATTTTTCCCCAGAATAGTCATTAAATAATTTAGTTTGCTTAGATCCGTCTGAAAAACCATTTGGATAAAGGAATTTTAGATTTTCTCTAAATGAGTTCTTTTGATTTTTGTAAATTGACTTATTGCTTCCGTCAATTAAATTGTAAGCATAAATTGTATTATTTGCAGCTTGGATATCGCTAGATTGTAAAAAGGGTGCTATGCCACCTGATCTTAATAAATCACCATAGTCAACACTAGCTGTTACAGAGTTATAAATTCCCACCATTTGGCCAAATTCATTATAAGCTAATGAGCCAGAAGCACCATAATATAGGGATGAAAAGTTAATGCCGTATTGAAAACCATATCAGCTAGCCATTACTCTATTTCAATAATTATCATTGATAATTGCATTTGAGGCAACACCAACTTTTTCCTCAATGCTGCCTGTTGCAAAAGCAAAAGTGTCTTTATTTTTTAAACCGCTATTATATGAAGATACTGAATCTGAATATCTTTCACTAGGATTATTTTGCATTCAAGTAGCAGTATTATTTTGATTTGGATAACCTGCTATATAAATATCTTTAGCATTTCATAAGTTATTTTGATTACTTTTATCATATGAAGCTGATACATAATCAGTTGTTTGCATATACTTAGAAACATTTTTGTCTTGATTTGGCAATATTTCGGTTTTTTCTAATCTATCAATATAGTTATCTAAACCTCTAATAGCATAATTAACTCAACTTTTAAAAGTTTCATCAGCTTTTTCTAAATCAATATCAACTTCAAAGACAGCAAAATCAACTGTAATAGGCACTTTATTTTTACTTTCAAAGTCGTCTCAGGCTGATTTATAGTGCTGAATGTCATTAGAACTTGCTTTATACTGCTTGTATTGCGAAGCTGATTCATTAAGCTCACTTTGAATATTTTTAATTGCTTCATCATTCATAAAATCAACAGCAGCAAAAACTAATTTTGGTTCTGAGATGGCGTTTGTTTGTGTAGTTGAATTGATACTACTTAATTTTTCATAATATATAAACTCTTGACTATTAGTAAAATAAGAAGCAGGAGATGTACCATTTGAGCCTGTTTTATTAGGTTTTTGGTCAAAATTAGTAACATTTGAGCTCTTACCTAGTGCAACAGCAACTACTTTATCATTGGTAGGATCATAATAGTTTAATTTTTCTTGCTTCTCTTTTTCTAATGAGTTACTGAATCTAGCTAAAACATGCAAATTAGTACCTAAAAATAATTTGTATTTGTTGTCTGAATTTGTATATTTATGATAATCAAGTAATCAAGCAGTTCCGGTGCCATCACTTAAAAGATCTCCATTTGAAAGTTTTGTTAAGTATTTAAGTGAAAAAGTTCTGTCATACAACTCTTTGTATAGAATCTTTGAATCAACTGCCTTAAATTTAGATGCATGCTCGGGATATTTGTGCTTATTTGCATTGTTAAACAAGCCAAAAGGAAAATTAGGCAATGCAGGTATTGCAGGAACTTCAGTTTCCATTGGAAGCTTATCCATAGGGTCTAAAGACATTGTGTCGATTACAACTGTATCTTCTTTAGAATCTAATTTATCAAGATTTTCATTTTTGTCTTTGTTTAAAAAACTATTAGCTTCAGCTAATAATGACTGCAAAGAGTTAATGTAATTATTTAGTTGATCAGTGCTTAAAATATTAAGGTCAAATGATTTTAAATTTTGAATATATTCATTTATTTTGCTTCTTAAATTTAATGCTTCATGGCTCTCATAGTTAATTTTCTGACTAGATGAATCTAATAATTGAAATAATGAATTGACTTTATCAATCAATTCATTATTTGCTTTATTTTCCTGTTTTATAGGTTTATTAGGTGAATCAATACATTTAGATGCACTAAGCAATGATGTAAATGATAATCCCCCCCCTATTAATATGAAAGGAAAAAATTTCTTTTTCATTATTTGTTTTGAATTTAGTTTATTAAATACAAAATTAATTATTTAACAAACTTTTTAAATTCTGAGTAGCCTTTTTCATCCATTTCTTCATATGGAATAAAATCAATTGCAGCACCATTAATGCAGTATCTTTTACCACCCATATCTTTTGGACCATCATTAAATACATGGCCTAAGTGATGGTCGCCTTGACCTGATCTTACTTCGATTCTGAACATATTGTGTGATGTATCATCTAAATACTTCACAGTGTCTTTGAAAATTGGTTCTGAAAAGCTTGGTCAGCCACAGCCAGAGTTAAATTTTGTGCTTGATGAAAAAAGTGGTTCGCCAGTGATTTTTTCAACATAAATTCCACGACGATATTCATTATTTAAAACTGATGTATGCGGTCTTTCAGTCGCAGAGTTTTTAAGAATATCATAGCTAAGCTGGCTAAGTTTTAATTCATTTCTAACTTGCTTAATAATTTGATAATCATCTTTAGATAATGAATAATCTGTATTTAAATTAACGTGGCAGTAGCCTGTAGGGTTTTTGGTTAAGTAATCTTGATGATATGCTTCTGCATCAATAAAGTGGTTTAAAACTTTTAATTCAACATGAAATTCGTTGTATTGCTTCTTTAAATAGCTAAATAGTTTTTCAATTGTTAAATAGTCATTAACATCTTGATAGTAAACGCCAGTTCTATATTGAACTCCAACATCATTACCTTGTTTATTTAATGAAGTAGGATCAATAATTTTGAATAAATGCAATACTAATTCTTCTACTGAGGTAATTTCTGAATCATAAACTACTTTAACAGTTTCAGCATGCAATGAATTTTTTAAGTTGGTATATGTTGCATTTTCATCTTTGCCATTTGCATATCCAACTTGTGTATCTAAAACACCTTTTACCCTTTTAAAATAGGCTTCTACACCTCAAAAACATCCACCAGCTAAATAAATTGTTTTTTGCATAATTAACTCCTTTTATATTTACTTATAATTGAAATATTATAAAGGGGAAATATTTTTTTATCCCAAAAAGAAAGCAATAATTTATTTTTTACAAATACACCTTTATTGATGCATCATCAAATGATATTTCATAATCATAATTAGAATCGCGTAAATACTCCTCAATATTTGCCATCAGTGCACCTTGCCCTTTACCTGTTATTATAGTAACATAGTCATAATAAAAATCATCTTCATAGGCATTAGCTAATGATAGTTGCACTTGTGTAAGTGCTTCTGGAATTGTAAATCCGTGCAAATCAACTATGTTTGAGAAGTCATTATTATCATAGTAAATAGAACTATTTTTATTTTTCTTGCTCATAATTTTCCTTTTGACAAATAGGGCAATAATAAGTCATTCTTTGTGCAATAAATTCTTGCTGTATTAATGCATTGCACTTATTGCAAGGCATGTTTGCGCGCATATGAACTTGTAAATGATTTTGGAACTGACCTTCAGCACCATTAAGGCCTGAAAAATCAACAATTGTTGAGCCGCCTAGCTCAGTTGCTTTATCTAAAATTATTTTAGTGTTGCTTAATATTTCTTTAAACTTTTCATAAGGTATTTTATTAGTTTTAGTTCAAGGGTTTATTTTTGATAAAAATAATATTTCATTAGCATAAATATTTCCTATGCCTAAAATATAGCTTTGATCTAGCAAAAATGATTTAATAGGAATACTTTTGTTTCTGACTGATTCATATAAATTTTTAGGATCAATTTTGTCAACTTCTTTGCCTAATTTATCAAGAGGTTTAGATGAAAATAGCTCATTATCATTTTTAATATGAAAAGTTCCAAACTGACGAGAATCATTATAAAACAGAAACATTTGGCTATCTAACTCAAAAATAATATAGTCATGTTTTCTTGTTCTATTTATGCTGCTATCAGTAAAATATTTGCCCGTCATCCGTAAGTGGCTTACTAAATTTTTATTATTTGAAAGTTTGTAAATAATGTTTTTACCAACATTGTAAACATCAAGTATTTTTTCATTTAACAAGTAGTTTTTAAACTCACTAGCAGTAGCATTTTTAATTAGCTTATCAAGCTTGACAATGACATTAGTGATAGTTAAATTTAAAATATTACCTTTAAGTGCTTTAACTACTGTCTTAACTTCTGGCAATTCAGGCATACTTATTTATCTTCCTTATTTAAAATTTTAAACATATTGGATTTATATATTTCAACTCCTGGCTGATCAAATGGATTTACTCCTAATAAATAAGCACTAATTGCTAATCCTCTCATAAAAAACTGGAATAAGTATCCTAGTGCATATTCATCTAACTTTGCAATTTCAATAACAATATTAGGCACCAAGGCGGTTTTTGAATGAGCTTCTAGTGTGCCTTTAAAAGCTGATAAATTTACTTTATGTACTGTTTTACCATCTAAATAATTAAGCTTATCATCATCATTTTTTTCTTTAGAAAGCAAAATGTCATATAAAGGTTCTTTTGAGACTAAAATTGTCTCAAATAATATCTTTTTGCCATCTTGAATAATTTGCCCAATCGAGTGTAAATCAGTGCTAAAAGTCGAACCAGTAACTCATAATCCTTTGTTATCCTTGCCTTCACTTTCAGCAAATAATTGTTTTCATCATTCGATGAAAAATGATAATTTTGGCTCATATGAACACATTAGTTCTATGTCATATTTTTTGCTTAATACATGTCTAGCAACTGCATATTTATATGCTTGATTTTCATTTAGATTTAAATTATTGCAATCATTATTTGCATCAGTTGCACCATTAAGTAATTTTTCAACATTGACGCCTGCACAAATTAATGGAAATAGCCCAACAGGAGTAAGCACACTAAAGCGACCACCTACATTATTAGGAATTATTAAAGTTTCATAATTCTTAGCTTTAGCAAGTTCATATAAAACCCCTTTTTCAGAATCGGTTGTTGCAACAATATAATCCTTTGCATATTGTGCTCCCACTTGAAACTCTAAAAGCTTTCTAAATTCTCTAAAGGCAATTGATGGCTCAATTGTTGTACCACTTTTGGAAATAACATTGATAGCAAACTTTTTATTTTCAACATACTTAAGTTGTGCAACTAATTGCTCGCTGCTTAATGAATTACCTGCAAAAATTAATTCAATATCAGGATCAGTCATTTTGTATTTATCAAAAACATAATCGTAAGCAGCTTTTGAGCCTAAATATGAGCCACCTATACCAATAACAACTAGTGTGTTTACTTTTTGTTTTTTTCATACACTAGCAATATCATTCATCTTTTTCATTTCCAAATTATTTGTATTATTTGGCAAGTTGATTCAGCCCAATCACTCTTTTTCACTGACCTTTTGAGCAACTATATCACTATGTATTTTAGCTACCTGTTCTTGATATTTATTTATCTCGCTTAGATCTAAAGCATGAGAAATATCAACATTTATATATTTCATGTTAACTCCTGTGGTTAATTAAAAATGGATTTGTATTATTTAGCATACATCTGTATATGAAACTTCAATATAAAAATGCAATTATTGCTCCAAGTGAATATTCGTTATTATCATCAATTGAAATTAAACAATAAGGCATACCAAGAATATTGGTAAGAATTTCCTGAATTCCATTATTTGCACTTTTTCTAAAATCACTTATTTTTGTAAAAGGATACTGATTTAGTCCATCACTAAAATGAATTTCATCACTTAGTCTGTAATCTATTTTTTCATTTTTTAGTTTATAAAAGGAAATGTACATTTTTTGATAATTATCTATTAAAAACTGCCCATAAGTATAAATATCGTTTGTAAATGATGCAATATATGAAAAAACATTAAATTTATCATAGTAATTATTTTCCATATTAGCCTGTAAAACAAGTAAATTAGACAAAACATTATTATCATTAATTATGAAATTATACTTACTTTTTTTGCTAATTAATGATCTAACATAGGCATATTGAAAAGCTATATTTTCTTCTAAATTATCAGAAACAAAAGCAGGGTATAAATTTTGATACCCAGAAACTAAGTTCATAATATCACAGCCTTTTAAAAGCAATAAAAACAAGTTGCTTTCAGCAAAAAATGAATAATTTTTGGTCAAAACGTTCGGCATTATTAACTTATTTCTTTCATCAATTTCAAAGTTTTGTAACTGCACTTCTAATTTTTGCTTGCAGATCATAAAACATCTTTTTAGTGCTCTATAATATCCATATTTTTCTTGAATATCATTAATTATAATTTTGATAATTTCAATAAATGGTTCAGAATATAATGACTGACCGATAAATAAAAATGCAGTCTTAGAGTTGTTAATTATTTCTTGATTTTTTACATACAGTTTTTGCCAAATTTCAGGCTCTTCATCACAAAAAAAGCTGTATTTAATTTTCTGATCTTTTAAGATATCATTTTTATTTAAAA
This sequence is a window from Mycoplasmopsis agalactiae PG2. Protein-coding genes within it:
- the mutM gene encoding DNA-formamidopyrimidine glycosylase, with amino-acid sequence MPELPEVKTVVKALKGNILNLTITNVIVKLDKLIKNATASEFKNYLLNEKILDVYNVGKNIIYKLSNNKNLVSHLRMTGKYFTDSSINRTRKHDYIIFELDSQMFLFYNDSRQFGTFHIKNDNELFSSKPLDKLGKEVDKIDPKNLYESVRNKSIPIKSFLLDQSYILGIGNIYANEILFLSKINPWTKTNKIPYEKFKEILSNTKIILDKATELGGSTIVDFSGLNGAEGQFQNHLQVHMRANMPCNKCNALIQQEFIAQRMTYYCPICQKENYEQEK
- a CDS encoding glucose-6-phosphate isomerase; its protein translation is MKYINVDISHALDLSEINKYQEQVAKIHSDIVAQKVSEKEWLGWINLPNNTNNLEMKKMNDIASVWKKQKVNTLVVIGIGGSYLGSKAAYDYVFDKYKMTDPDIELIFAGNSLSSEQLVAQLKYVENKKFAINVISKSGTTIEPSIAFREFRKLLEFQVGAQYAKDYIVATTDSEKGVLYELAKAKNYETLIIPNNVGGRFSVLTPVGLFPLICAGVNVEKLLNGATDANNDCNNLNLNENQAYKYAVARHVLSKKYDIELMCSYEPKLSFFIEWWKQLFAESEGKDNKGLWVTGSTFSTDLHSIGQIIQDGKKILFETILVSKEPLYDILLSKEKNDDDKLNYLDGKTVHKVNLSAFKGTLEAHSKTALVPNIVIEIAKLDEYALGYLFQFFMRGLAISAYLLGVNPFDQPGVEIYKSNMFKILNKEDK
- a CDS encoding glucose-6-phosphate isomerase, coding for MEAINLDFINFSPDFKNENMQPYVLELFNKIKKKDNDFFEQFGFNELVLNFDLQNLKELNNFSDLFHSQNIKHIVIFCKKSDKDNFKAAHDFLNKNDILKDQKIKYSFFCDEEPEIWQKLYVKNQEIINNSKTAFLFIGQSLYSEPFIEIIKIIINDIQEKYGYYRALKRCFMICKQKLEVQLQNFEIDERNKLIMPNVLTKNYSFFAESNLFLLLLKGCDIMNLVSGYQNLYPAFVSDNLEENIAFQYAYVRSLISKKSKYNFIINDNNVLSNLLVLQANMENNYYDKFNVFSYIASFTNDIYTYGQFLIDNYQKMYISFYKLKNEKIDYRLSDEIHFSDGLNQYPFTKISDFRKSANNGIQEILTNILGMPYCLISIDDNNEYSLGAIIAFLYWSFIYRCMLNNTNPFLINHRS